In Paracoccus fistulariae, a single window of DNA contains:
- a CDS encoding SOS response-associated peptidase → MTRRSTPQAKIDDSAFPVRVLIYVPGMGFGRRSDALHEWLATRIGRGNYAWHGGGRGGTRDRIALYFREPDAASACLTAFPDLELADGTCLPGYSSPYLPFGRTEDDDTVCNLYNQTTTQEAMRQLFKGMSMTDRAGNVAAGNVYPDQLAPIIRHDGGALELVKARWGMPSPPSVLKTQRDPGITNVRNLTSPHWRRWLGPAHRCLVPVTAFAEPIKGGSQWFAPTGSQTPMFFAGIEVRGWTSVRKVKDGETTDDLYAFLTCAPNAEVKSVHPKAMPVILTDPRDWETWLSAPIEIASKLQSPLPDGALALVESPAEVS, encoded by the coding sequence ATGACACGCCGCAGCACACCTCAAGCCAAGATCGACGATTCGGCCTTCCCGGTCCGGGTGCTAATTTACGTGCCGGGAATGGGTTTTGGCCGCAGGTCCGACGCGCTGCACGAGTGGCTGGCGACGCGTATCGGCCGCGGCAACTATGCCTGGCATGGCGGCGGGCGTGGTGGCACGCGGGACCGGATCGCGCTTTATTTCCGTGAGCCGGATGCGGCCAGCGCCTGCCTGACGGCCTTTCCGGATCTGGAACTGGCTGACGGAACCTGCCTGCCGGGCTACAGTTCACCCTATCTGCCCTTTGGCCGTACCGAGGACGATGATACCGTGTGTAATCTTTATAATCAGACCACCACGCAGGAGGCGATGCGCCAGCTTTTCAAGGGCATGAGCATGACCGACCGCGCGGGCAATGTCGCGGCGGGCAATGTCTATCCGGATCAACTGGCACCGATCATCCGCCATGATGGCGGTGCGCTGGAATTGGTGAAGGCACGGTGGGGGATGCCATCGCCACCATCGGTCCTGAAGACCCAGCGGGATCCGGGTATTACCAATGTCCGTAACCTGACCTCGCCGCATTGGCGGCGCTGGCTCGGGCCCGCACATCGCTGCCTGGTGCCGGTCACAGCCTTTGCCGAGCCGATCAAGGGCGGCAGTCAGTGGTTTGCCCCAACGGGATCACAGACGCCGATGTTCTTCGCCGGGATCGAGGTTCGGGGCTGGACTTCGGTTCGGAAGGTGAAGGATGGCGAAACCACCGACGATCTCTATGCCTTTCTGACCTGCGCGCCCAATGCCGAGGTGAAATCGGTGCATCCGAAAGCCATGCCGGTCATCCTGACGGATCCCAGGGATTGGGAAACCTGGCTTTCGGCACCGATCGAAATCGCCAGTAAGCTGCAAAGCCCGCTGCCGGATGGCGCCTTGGCGCTGGTGGAGTCCCCGGCCGAGGTGTCATGA
- a CDS encoding tyrosine-type recombinase/integrase — MRNREKLNEKLVRASETRPRPWQIFDTEVLGLSICIYPSGSRSFMFDYRVAGRQRRFTIGRWPEWSVTAARDRAKVLRRDVDSGQDPMAEREDAREAPRFPDLVERYLREHATHLAPRNAADQESMLRKLIEPHWKHRLVSEIEPVDVERVLNLIAQGRSRPAKKKTKAKRSKPLAPPKPTPIRANRAGEMLRKVFNLAIAWKMRPDNPALGFRRRMEVERERFLSMDEIARLGDALAAAEDQRAAAIIRMCMLTGARVGEVRTARFEHFDLERAIWTKPAANTKQRRIHRVPVSLDTVALVRNRMGAVPTGCDWLFPGDVEGKDQPVQELRRFWIGIQKQADLLDVRIHDLRHTFASLLVSGGASLEMIGKLLGHSQSRTTQRYAHLMDSPLRAGVDAVADLVRARPRLVHSASPAEICEPMPEPARAAGARSR; from the coding sequence TTGCGGAACAGAGAAAAGCTTAACGAGAAACTGGTCCGGGCCTCTGAAACCCGACCCCGGCCATGGCAGATTTTCGACACCGAGGTGTTGGGCCTGTCGATCTGCATCTACCCCTCCGGCAGCCGGTCCTTCATGTTCGACTACCGGGTCGCCGGGCGCCAGCGCCGCTTCACCATCGGTCGCTGGCCGGAATGGAGCGTCACCGCCGCCCGCGACCGCGCCAAGGTCCTGCGCCGCGACGTGGACAGCGGACAGGATCCGATGGCCGAACGCGAGGATGCCCGCGAGGCACCGCGCTTTCCGGATCTGGTCGAACGCTATCTGCGTGAACATGCCACGCATCTGGCGCCGCGGAACGCCGCCGATCAGGAATCCATGCTGCGCAAGCTGATCGAGCCGCATTGGAAGCACCGGCTGGTCAGCGAGATCGAACCCGTCGATGTCGAGCGTGTGCTCAACCTGATCGCGCAGGGCCGGTCGCGTCCGGCGAAGAAAAAGACCAAAGCCAAGCGTAGCAAGCCGTTGGCGCCTCCGAAGCCCACACCGATCCGGGCCAACCGTGCAGGGGAAATGTTGCGCAAAGTCTTTAACCTCGCCATCGCATGGAAGATGCGGCCGGATAACCCGGCGCTGGGCTTCCGTCGCCGAATGGAGGTAGAACGCGAACGGTTCCTGTCCATGGACGAGATCGCCCGGCTTGGCGATGCGCTGGCCGCAGCCGAGGACCAGCGCGCAGCCGCCATCATCCGCATGTGTATGTTGACCGGCGCTCGGGTTGGCGAGGTACGGACCGCCCGTTTCGAGCATTTCGATCTGGAACGCGCCATCTGGACCAAGCCCGCCGCCAATACCAAGCAGCGCCGCATCCACCGGGTGCCTGTCTCGCTGGACACGGTGGCGCTGGTCCGCAACCGCATGGGCGCCGTGCCAACCGGTTGCGACTGGCTGTTTCCGGGCGATGTCGAGGGCAAGGACCAGCCGGTGCAGGAACTCCGACGGTTCTGGATCGGCATTCAGAAACAGGCCGACCTGCTCGATGTCCGCATTCACGACCTGCGCCACACCTTCGCCTCGCTGCTGGTCAGCGGCGGCGCCTCGCTGGAAATGATCGGCAAATTGCTCGGGCATTCGCAGTCGCGCACCACCCAGCGCTATGCCCATCTAATGGATTCGCCGCTGCGTGCCGGTGTCGATGCTGTTGCCGATCTGGTGCGGGCGAGGCCCCGGCTGGTTCACTCTGCCTCGCCCGCCGAAATTTGCGAACCTATGCCGGAACCGGCGCGCGCAGCTGGTGCCAGATCGCGCTGA
- a CDS encoding S8 family peptidase, with protein sequence MQDYDDRDHSPRDTRDDWAELELVYAEPRSEDTVQALVTEVLGEGLPVAAVFDPQSDHHFFLTLVGLLRMSEEEAVFALAREYRPVLQADEINPALIGGLYFQRAGVAPGLLANLCSTPEVPLSPTGWPHQMVGTKGGWNTQKAPKGRGGIVAVIDTGHSSHDELTGSILTHGQLNLVEGGTDARDRFNAGIGKNAGHGTLVCSVLASRGDIDSGFNMTAPGKITGVAPAADVLPIRAFRSVMNLSQRTIPRAISHATRHDARVITMAMGAPYRISATEKAMRQAVDEGVLLVCAAGNCWPWTVFPAAYAPLNLCSAAGAVRQDKSAWPNSSRGPETTISAPGENVWGATKPAASSPDDAVKPAQGTTLATAMTSGAAILWSTAIGSRDDLKNLAKKNGMTGQQLFNRILQQTAERPANWPPNYGLGAGILRIDRMFQAVTSGGNVARTDAGDPGPDIDLALAPWGTVRTIDIVRMLFRARAPEIEAELGEEMADYAPEILWRAQIRGSGRSIDGVPPWLRDRPLLRSYLTQ encoded by the coding sequence ATGCAGGATTACGACGACCGCGATCATAGTCCGCGGGACACGCGCGATGACTGGGCAGAGTTGGAACTGGTCTATGCGGAGCCCCGCAGCGAAGACACCGTACAGGCGTTGGTTACCGAGGTTCTCGGCGAAGGGCTGCCCGTTGCAGCAGTGTTCGACCCACAATCCGACCATCATTTCTTTCTTACGCTGGTCGGACTGCTGCGCATGAGTGAGGAAGAAGCCGTCTTTGCGCTGGCACGCGAGTATCGGCCAGTCCTGCAAGCCGATGAAATAAACCCGGCGCTTATCGGCGGCCTCTATTTCCAACGTGCAGGGGTAGCGCCCGGCCTGCTGGCCAATCTGTGCTCAACGCCCGAGGTGCCATTGTCACCAACGGGGTGGCCGCATCAGATGGTCGGCACCAAGGGCGGTTGGAACACGCAAAAAGCTCCTAAAGGCCGGGGCGGCATTGTTGCGGTGATCGACACAGGCCATTCGAGCCATGACGAGTTAACCGGCTCGATCCTGACACATGGTCAGTTGAATCTGGTGGAAGGCGGAACGGATGCGCGCGACCGATTCAACGCGGGCATAGGCAAAAATGCGGGTCATGGAACACTCGTTTGTTCGGTTCTAGCAAGTCGCGGTGATATCGATTCTGGCTTCAACATGACAGCGCCGGGGAAAATTACCGGTGTCGCCCCTGCGGCCGATGTCCTTCCCATTCGCGCATTTCGGTCGGTCATGAACCTGTCGCAACGAACAATCCCACGCGCGATCAGCCATGCAACCCGCCATGACGCACGAGTCATCACAATGGCCATGGGTGCGCCGTACAGGATATCGGCCACCGAAAAGGCAATGCGCCAGGCCGTTGACGAGGGGGTTCTGCTTGTTTGCGCCGCCGGTAACTGCTGGCCTTGGACCGTGTTTCCGGCGGCCTATGCACCATTAAATCTCTGCAGCGCTGCGGGGGCAGTGCGGCAAGACAAAAGCGCTTGGCCCAATAGTTCAAGAGGGCCTGAAACGACCATTTCCGCCCCCGGGGAAAATGTCTGGGGTGCGACTAAGCCTGCCGCGAGCAGCCCCGACGATGCCGTGAAACCCGCACAAGGCACTACGTTGGCCACTGCGATGACCTCTGGCGCGGCGATATTGTGGTCGACGGCCATCGGCAGTCGCGACGACCTAAAGAATCTGGCGAAGAAAAATGGCATGACTGGCCAGCAATTGTTCAATCGCATCCTTCAGCAAACGGCCGAGCGTCCAGCAAACTGGCCACCAAATTATGGCCTGGGAGCCGGCATCCTGCGCATTGACCGTATGTTTCAAGCGGTCACATCAGGCGGCAATGTTGCGCGCACGGATGCCGGTGATCCCGGCCCTGATATCGATCTAGCGCTTGCGCCGTGGGGTACGGTTCGAACAATCGACATCGTTCGGATGCTGTTTCGTGCCCGCGCACCTGAGATTGAGGCAGAGCTAGGGGAAGAGATGGCCGACTATGCGCCCGAGATCCTCTGGCGTGCACAGATCCGTGGCAGCGGCAGGTCGATCGACGGAGTTCCCCCATGGCTCAGGGATCGCCCATTGTTGCGCTCATACCTGACACAGTGA
- a CDS encoding helix-turn-helix transcriptional regulator, which produces MTEEAISAPEGLLDEWMPRRELAGIIGVSSDTLKRWETRRIGPPCIRIGRKVLYRRGAVKDWLLEQESRKTGGRRMAR; this is translated from the coding sequence ATGACGGAAGAAGCTATCAGCGCCCCTGAGGGGCTGCTGGATGAGTGGATGCCGCGGCGGGAGCTGGCGGGAATCATCGGGGTCAGCAGCGATACGCTGAAGCGCTGGGAGACCCGGCGGATCGGGCCACCCTGCATCCGGATCGGCCGTAAGGTGCTTTACCGGCGCGGAGCGGTGAAGGACTGGCTCCTGGAGCAGGAAAGCCGGAAGACCGGCGGACGCAGGATGGCACGATGA
- a CDS encoding helix-turn-helix domain-containing protein, translating to MSNLIAASVQRRVVGSATRKAVLLYMADKAADDGSGIWTSKANIARDLELSRRAVQIAIAELIRDGLVSEAGQRDCKHGYTVEYAILPEAVDKLVSTREQGSPRESHSRVTREPRSHDPVNQIHPNHPYNLTTTPEGESEPVDNSDPQTRCLAAGGPGLCPASRAAITGTADVIDGWLREGIDLEADILPTIAKRTTQIRISPIRTWGYFTDAVRAARQARLRREADPRITAQHRFFADWINSDRYLPPTAVTNTMARTLLRLSLVTVDRLTGRGVPIPHRKAGEDDAA from the coding sequence ATGAGCAATCTGATCGCGGCCTCGGTGCAAAGGCGGGTGGTCGGATCGGCAACCCGCAAAGCCGTGCTGCTCTACATGGCCGACAAGGCCGCCGATGACGGTTCCGGCATCTGGACCTCCAAGGCCAACATCGCCCGCGATCTGGAACTGTCGCGCCGCGCGGTGCAGATCGCCATCGCCGAACTGATCCGTGACGGGCTGGTTTCCGAGGCCGGTCAGCGCGACTGCAAACACGGCTACACGGTCGAATATGCGATCCTGCCCGAAGCTGTGGATAAGCTGGTTTCGACCCGTGAACAGGGTTCACCCCGTGAATCTCATTCACGGGTAACCCGTGAACCACGTTCGCATGACCCCGTGAACCAGATTCACCCGAACCATCCTTATAACCTTACTACTACGCCGGAGGGCGAGAGCGAGCCTGTGGATAACTCCGATCCCCAGACCCGCTGTCTCGCCGCCGGAGGCCCCGGCCTCTGCCCGGCGTCACGGGCGGCAATCACCGGCACGGCGGATGTCATCGATGGCTGGCTGCGCGAGGGGATCGACCTCGAGGCGGACATCCTGCCGACCATCGCCAAACGAACCACGCAGATCAGGATCAGCCCGATCCGGACCTGGGGTTATTTCACCGACGCCGTGCGGGCGGCCAGGCAAGCGAGATTGCGCAGAGAAGCCGATCCCCGCATCACCGCCCAGCACCGGTTCTTCGCCGACTGGATCAACTCCGACCGCTACCTGCCGCCGACCGCGGTGACCAATACCATGGCCCGCACCCTGCTGCGCCTCTCACTGGTGACGGTGGACCGGCTGACGGGGCGCGGCGTGCCCATTCCGCACAGAAAGGCTGGTGAAGATGACGCCGCGTGA
- a CDS encoding DUF6362 family protein, which translates to MTPREIEDRFEEAALTLKRLPNPPSSGARGYGRSWPEYVHEAKHAYGYEPARMRVIPNAREIQRMEEALSWLALIGGETEQLAADNRRIVWMRAEGHRWQTICRHVGCVRSTAWRRWTASLLTISKALKKLEKKPAQTVGAKSTGAEQGAKPRGGGASGAP; encoded by the coding sequence ATGACGCCGCGTGAGATCGAGGACCGCTTCGAGGAAGCCGCATTGACGCTGAAGCGCCTGCCGAACCCGCCCTCTTCAGGGGCACGCGGTTACGGTCGGTCCTGGCCGGAATATGTCCATGAGGCAAAGCATGCCTATGGCTATGAACCGGCCCGGATGCGGGTGATTCCCAATGCCCGCGAGATCCAGCGCATGGAAGAGGCGCTGAGCTGGCTGGCCCTGATCGGCGGCGAGACCGAGCAGTTGGCCGCCGACAATCGGCGCATCGTCTGGATGCGGGCCGAGGGTCACCGCTGGCAGACCATCTGCCGCCATGTCGGCTGCGTGCGCTCCACCGCTTGGCGGCGCTGGACGGCGAGCCTGCTGACCATCTCCAAGGCCCTGAAGAAGCTTGAGAAAAAGCCCGCGCAAACGGTCGGCGCAAAATCGACCGGTGCAGAACAGGGCGCCAAACCGCGCGGCGGGGGCGCCAGCGGGGCGCCGTGA
- a CDS encoding site-specific DNA-methyltransferase, whose translation MTRHGGNGERALQIEMMAAAKLVPYARNARTHSEDQVAQIAASIAEFGFTNPILIGGDDVIIAGHGRLMAAQKLGLAVVPVIVLDHLTEAQRRALVVADNRIAENAGWDEELLRAELESLRDIDFDLDLIGFSEAELDALLGDLDGSEDGTVDGEDEVPEPPADPVSRPGDLWIMGGHRLLCGDSTVASDVEQLLGGVRPLLMVTDPPYGVEYDPAWRNATGAAKTKRTGKVLNDDRADWREAWALFPGDVAYVWHGALHATTVADSLIACGFNIRSQIVWAKDRLVLSRGDYHWQHEPCWYAVKKTGKGHWAGGRKQTTLWQIANKDQDAETVHGTQKPVECMRRPILNNSSPGQAIYEPFMGSGTTLIAAETTGRVCYGIELNPAYVDVAVARWQNLTGGTAVLDDNPQS comes from the coding sequence ATGACCCGCCACGGCGGCAACGGAGAACGTGCCTTGCAGATCGAGATGATGGCGGCCGCAAAGCTGGTTCCCTATGCCCGCAACGCCCGCACCCATTCCGAGGATCAGGTCGCCCAAATTGCGGCCTCCATCGCCGAGTTCGGCTTCACCAACCCGATCCTGATCGGCGGGGACGATGTGATCATCGCCGGTCACGGCCGGTTGATGGCCGCGCAGAAGCTGGGGCTGGCCGTGGTGCCGGTGATCGTGCTGGACCATCTGACCGAGGCGCAGCGCCGGGCGCTGGTCGTCGCCGACAACAGAATCGCCGAGAATGCCGGTTGGGACGAGGAACTGCTGCGCGCGGAACTGGAAAGCCTGCGCGACATAGATTTCGATCTCGACCTGATCGGCTTTTCCGAAGCCGAGCTGGACGCGCTGCTGGGCGATCTGGACGGCAGCGAGGACGGCACGGTCGATGGCGAGGACGAGGTGCCCGAACCGCCGGCCGATCCGGTCTCGCGACCGGGTGATCTCTGGATCATGGGCGGCCACCGCCTGCTCTGCGGCGACTCCACTGTCGCCAGTGACGTAGAACAGCTGCTGGGCGGGGTGAGGCCGCTGCTGATGGTGACCGACCCACCCTATGGGGTCGAATACGACCCGGCATGGCGCAATGCGACCGGCGCGGCAAAGACCAAACGCACCGGCAAGGTGCTGAACGACGACCGCGCGGACTGGCGCGAGGCCTGGGCACTGTTTCCGGGCGACGTCGCCTATGTCTGGCACGGCGCGCTGCATGCCACGACCGTCGCCGACAGCTTGATCGCCTGCGGCTTCAACATCCGCTCGCAGATCGTCTGGGCCAAGGATCGGCTGGTCCTCAGCCGGGGCGATTACCATTGGCAGCACGAACCCTGCTGGTATGCCGTCAAGAAGACCGGCAAGGGCCACTGGGCCGGGGGTCGCAAGCAGACAACGCTCTGGCAGATCGCCAACAAGGATCAGGACGCGGAAACGGTCCACGGCACACAGAAGCCGGTCGAATGCATGCGCCGCCCGATCCTGAACAATTCCAGCCCCGGGCAAGCCATCTACGAGCCGTTCATGGGCTCCGGCACCACCCTGATCGCGGCCGAGACGACGGGTCGGGTTTGCTACGGAATCGAGCTGAACCCCGCCTATGTCGATGTCGCCGTGGCAAGGTGGCAGAACCTGACCGGAGGGACGGCGGTCCTCGACGACAACCCCCAATCCTAA
- a CDS encoding restriction endonuclease, whose protein sequence is MWPWKRKQQADTEADLPSNEEAVVPELPMVSISEIGDAIITLRGDGFHFAMSYAQMGGYDAALLIPDRFSEIIQIIEEEPNFSDEGIKFAAAHQISELSSIAKTDNAYLFGAKDNFATREEKEKAREVIGLVSEIGKGNLKKGFEEVGFDFEQFLVSTATKRRRADIDQILNLAVEKKTVLRPLFVRALSAGRDRYGDVQYDKLSKEVEDFIENFFPEGSFKFFHMYRPFRAMFRLACAWAEESLEEHEFPTTGLDFEHWCAAQIESQGWNVTVSKASGDQGVDLIAMRESLIVAVQCKLYSTPIGNKAVQEAYAGTKHYCADMAVVIGTGGFTRSAIELAQTTDVVLVDAEAIRDFTQFVMARI, encoded by the coding sequence ATGTGGCCCTGGAAGAGAAAACAGCAAGCTGATACGGAGGCTGACCTTCCGTCCAACGAGGAGGCTGTTGTACCGGAGCTACCGATGGTTTCGATTAGCGAAATTGGCGATGCCATCATCACTCTGCGAGGTGACGGCTTTCACTTCGCGATGAGCTACGCACAAATGGGCGGATATGACGCGGCGCTTCTAATCCCGGACAGATTTTCAGAAATAATTCAGATAATCGAAGAAGAGCCAAATTTCTCAGATGAAGGAATAAAATTTGCTGCCGCGCATCAAATATCGGAACTTTCGTCAATAGCGAAAACGGACAACGCATACCTATTTGGCGCAAAAGATAACTTTGCTACTCGGGAAGAGAAAGAAAAAGCGCGCGAAGTTATTGGTCTTGTATCAGAGATCGGAAAGGGAAACCTCAAGAAAGGTTTTGAGGAAGTTGGCTTTGATTTCGAACAGTTTCTCGTCTCAACAGCAACAAAAAGACGTCGAGCAGATATAGATCAAATTTTAAATCTTGCTGTCGAAAAGAAAACCGTTCTGCGGCCACTATTTGTTAGAGCGCTTTCGGCAGGCCGAGATAGATACGGAGACGTTCAGTACGATAAGTTATCCAAAGAAGTTGAAGATTTCATCGAAAATTTCTTCCCAGAAGGCTCATTCAAGTTTTTCCATATGTACAGACCCTTCCGTGCAATGTTCCGACTTGCGTGTGCTTGGGCGGAAGAAAGCCTCGAAGAGCACGAGTTTCCGACGACAGGCCTCGACTTCGAGCACTGGTGCGCCGCCCAGATTGAATCACAGGGGTGGAATGTCACGGTAAGCAAGGCCTCCGGAGATCAAGGGGTTGACCTTATAGCCATGCGAGAGAGCTTGATCGTTGCAGTTCAGTGCAAGCTATACAGCACTCCTATAGGAAACAAAGCAGTCCAAGAAGCCTATGCAGGAACGAAGCACTATTGCGCAGATATGGCAGTAGTAATTGGGACCGGCGGATTTACGCGGTCGGCAATAGAGCTAGCTCAAACCACCGACGTCGTATTGGTCGACGCTGAGGCGATACGTGACTTTACCCAGTTTGTCATGGCCAGGATATAG
- a CDS encoding elements of external origin: MRGVSDMAVRKAIASGRISVEADGTIDPAKADAEWERQTDPAKQRGVHAQALGTRTAAGTARAAATKPVPKAAIDAVNATLGDAGRDTTSGAGGEVSFLRARMANEVLKAQTARVRLEKMKGELINRARATNSVFDLARRERDAWLNWPPRVAANMAAELGVEAHALEQVLDRYLRAHLADMAEVKIDLR, translated from the coding sequence ATGCGCGGCGTGAGCGACATGGCGGTTCGCAAGGCGATTGCCAGCGGCCGGATTTCTGTCGAGGCGGATGGGACGATCGACCCTGCGAAGGCCGATGCGGAATGGGAACGCCAGACCGACCCGGCGAAGCAGCGCGGGGTGCATGCGCAGGCGCTGGGCACAAGGACGGCCGCCGGTACCGCCCGTGCGGCAGCGACAAAGCCGGTGCCGAAAGCGGCGATCGACGCGGTGAATGCAACGCTGGGCGATGCGGGCCGCGATACCACTTCCGGCGCGGGCGGCGAGGTGTCCTTTCTGCGCGCCAGGATGGCCAATGAGGTGCTGAAGGCGCAGACGGCGCGGGTGCGGCTGGAGAAGATGAAGGGCGAGCTGATCAACCGAGCGCGGGCGACGAACTCGGTTTTCGATCTGGCGCGGCGGGAGCGCGATGCCTGGCTGAACTGGCCGCCGCGGGTGGCGGCGAACATGGCGGCCGAACTCGGCGTCGAGGCCCATGCGCTGGAACAGGTTCTGGACCGCTATCTGCGGGCGCATCTGGCGGACATGGCCGAGGTGAAGATTGACCTTCGCTGA
- a CDS encoding phage terminase large subunit family protein, whose amino-acid sequence MTFADYDGAEDIRRAWLDGLAPDPSQTVSQWSDRHRILSSRAASEAGPYRTDRTPYMRGIMDALSPANPAQRVIFMKAAQVGATEAGNNWIGFCIHRAPGPFLAVQPTVDLAKRLSQQRIDPLIEESPDLRTLVMPSRSKDSGNTILGKRFPGGQLILTGANSAVGLRSMPARWVFLDEVDAYPGDIDGEGDPIALAEARTISFGHRSKAFLASTPTVKGLSRIEREYELSDQQRYHLPCPHCGALQWLKFDRLRWQPGQPETAAYHCEHCDEPIAERHKTEMMDEANGARWLPTADAETRRRAEAAGITGFHISGLYSPLGWLSWAEIARGWEAAQGNDAALKTLKNTVLGETWQERGEAPDWQRLYERREDFTLGQVPEGALMLTAGADVQRDRIEIDVWGWGRNLESWLVDHLVLEGDTAREEVWVDLTDFLGETWEHAGGARMALARLAIDTGDGATTDAVYGWCRRMGHGQVIAVKGVGGFDRATPVDGPTYVDVTEAGRRIRRGVRLWKVAGAVFKSETYRFLRLAAPTDEERVEGSGHPAGFVHIPRGTTAEWTKQLTAEQLMTVKTRQGFQRLEWQQTRDRNEALDCRVYARAAAWLIGMDRWNEDRWEQLEEQLLPGKTETTLPAGQPQRQNITAPRPRNSGWLGERNRGNWF is encoded by the coding sequence TTGACCTTCGCTGACTATGACGGCGCCGAAGACATCCGACGGGCATGGCTGGACGGTCTCGCCCCCGACCCGAGCCAGACCGTGAGCCAGTGGTCGGACCGGCACCGGATTCTGTCCTCGCGTGCGGCCTCGGAGGCCGGGCCATACCGGACCGACCGGACGCCCTATATGCGCGGGATCATGGATGCGCTCTCGCCCGCCAATCCGGCGCAGCGGGTCATATTCATGAAGGCCGCGCAGGTCGGCGCGACCGAGGCTGGGAATAACTGGATCGGCTTCTGCATCCACCGCGCGCCGGGGCCGTTTCTGGCGGTGCAGCCGACGGTGGACCTCGCCAAGCGCCTGTCGCAGCAGCGGATCGACCCGCTGATCGAGGAAAGCCCGGATCTGCGGACGCTGGTGATGCCGTCGCGGTCGAAGGACAGTGGCAATACCATTCTGGGGAAGCGCTTCCCGGGCGGGCAGCTGATCCTGACCGGGGCGAACAGCGCGGTCGGGCTGCGGTCGATGCCAGCGCGCTGGGTGTTTCTGGACGAGGTCGATGCCTATCCGGGCGATATCGATGGCGAAGGCGATCCGATTGCGCTGGCCGAGGCCCGCACGATCAGCTTCGGGCATCGCAGCAAGGCGTTTCTGGCCTCGACGCCGACGGTAAAAGGCCTGTCGCGGATCGAACGGGAATACGAACTGTCTGATCAACAACGCTATCACCTCCCCTGCCCGCATTGCGGCGCGCTGCAATGGCTGAAGTTCGACCGCCTGCGCTGGCAACCGGGCCAGCCGGAAACGGCGGCATATCATTGCGAGCATTGCGACGAGCCCATCGCAGAACGACACAAGACCGAGATGATGGATGAGGCCAACGGGGCCAGATGGCTGCCGACGGCCGATGCCGAGACAAGGCGCCGGGCCGAAGCCGCGGGCATCACCGGTTTCCATATCAGCGGGCTTTATTCGCCGCTGGGCTGGCTCTCCTGGGCCGAGATCGCCCGGGGCTGGGAGGCCGCGCAGGGCAATGACGCGGCGCTGAAGACGCTGAAGAACACGGTGCTGGGTGAGACATGGCAGGAACGCGGCGAGGCGCCGGACTGGCAGCGTCTTTATGAGCGGCGCGAGGATTTTACGCTGGGACAGGTGCCGGAAGGCGCGCTGATGCTGACGGCAGGGGCCGATGTGCAGCGCGACCGGATCGAGATCGATGTCTGGGGCTGGGGCCGCAATCTGGAAAGCTGGCTCGTCGATCACCTGGTTCTCGAAGGCGATACCGCCCGGGAAGAGGTCTGGGTCGATCTGACGGATTTTCTGGGCGAGACATGGGAACATGCGGGCGGCGCGCGCATGGCATTGGCGCGGCTGGCCATCGATACCGGCGACGGGGCCACGACAGACGCGGTCTATGGCTGGTGCAGGCGGATGGGCCATGGGCAGGTGATCGCCGTGAAGGGCGTCGGCGGTTTTGATCGCGCAACGCCCGTGGACGGGCCGACCTATGTCGATGTGACCGAGGCCGGACGACGGATCCGGCGCGGCGTGCGGCTCTGGAAAGTGGCTGGCGCTGTGTTCAAATCCGAGACCTACCGGTTTCTGCGGCTCGCGGCACCGACTGACGAGGAACGGGTGGAGGGCAGCGGCCATCCGGCCGGTTTCGTGCATATCCCGCGCGGCACCACCGCCGAATGGACGAAGCAGCTGACGGCCGAGCAGCTGATGACGGTGAAGACCCGGCAGGGATTCCAGCGGCTGGAATGGCAGCAGACCCGGGATCGCAACGAAGCGCTGGACTGCCGGGTCTATGCCCGGGCCGCCGCCTGGCTGATCGGCATGGACCGTTGGAATGAGGACCGCTGGGAACAGCTGGAAGAGCAGCTGTTGCCCGGCAAGACCGAGACAACACTGCCCGCGGGTCAGCCGCAGCGGCAGAATATCACAGCGCCCCGGCCCCGGAATTCCGGCTGGCTGGGTGAACGCAATAGAGGAAACTGGTTCTGA
- a CDS encoding phage head-tail joining protein: MAWTETELDALRRAYAAGTTRVAYDGKSVDYGSANDLLGRIRLIEREMGGAAGRPRPVAGFAGFRRS; the protein is encoded by the coding sequence ATGGCTTGGACAGAGACGGAACTCGACGCCCTGCGCCGGGCCTATGCGGCGGGCACGACCCGCGTCGCCTATGACGGCAAATCGGTGGACTACGGCAGTGCCAATGATCTTTTGGGCCGCATCCGCCTGATCGAGCGCGAGATGGGGGGTGCTGCCGGTCGTCCCCGCCCCGTCGCCGGGTTCGCAGGCTTCCGCAGGAGCTGA